A genomic window from Solanum dulcamara chromosome 11, daSolDulc1.2, whole genome shotgun sequence includes:
- the LOC129875291 gene encoding uncharacterized protein LOC129875291: MEAVKKAYAEIILNMAKEAAARVMASEQKALKFQQDLHSTKEEAIRMLLRLKLMIDAKTTEAESLSQNQQRRIDELEAQLNEAEGLIIDLRAELDDVHQKLNEAKNKPLHHLRPHGREDLVYHTSIMSKSNLSNLESLKFPTELGSNVCKSADMSKIALCNYSKDNLNEPEIYQNGWCAIEMNLAEERLNSGDDPSFPTKVIQVTEPSGRDADAHIVPSSKAMKVENLVGEEPLKGHASMQRSYTFRGKRRRKARYGKTKNSFCKARCNKLALSQRPLAAISRCSARYVRTDTLYDSPNSPSTNSERNNVAGSSFVSGKQEPQSKGLTISVSHRSIRKRRAKYLDVSCPPSLSHTSLSNQPMKPGLQCPSFPNSKSDEPECTVKPTKLGGEGCIEEGTGFQEASSGSTLKNKIRRKFACADNDADEDDKELIDVSVMAEEGDGQPLLNFGMLPVESVLEDTKASEGSKESNLQGNNMTPLKYTFSRKRKKGNLLTPNENSSPECSVKKRSVEIENIDPRLKDSKVLKDSPLRSKHLMQVAHQLISLSGRSWWQ; the protein is encoded by the exons ATGGAGGCTGTGAAGAAAGCATATGCGGAGATAATTTTGAACATGGCAAAGGAGGCGGCAGCTCGTGTTATGGCATCGGAACAAAAAGCCCTGAAGTTTCAGCAGGATCTGCATTCTACAAAAGAGGAAGCCATTCGAATGCTGCTTCGTTTGAAATTAATGATTGATGCTAAG ACAACTGAAGCTGAGAGTTTGTCTCAAAATCAGCAAAGAAGAATTGATGAATTAGAAGCTCAGCTTAATGAAGCTGAAGGGCTGATAATTGATCTTAGAGCAGAATTAGATGATGTGCATCAGAAATTGAATGAAGCGAAAAATAAGCCTCTCCATCACCTGAGACCACATGGAAGAGAGGATTTGGTTTATCACACCAGTATCATGTCCAAGTCAAATCTAAGTAATTTAGAGTCGTTAAAATTCCCTACTGAATTGGGATCCAATGTCTGCAAATCAGCAGACATGTCAAAGATAGCATTGTGCAATTACTCAAAGGACAATCTTAATGAGCCAGAGATTTATCAAAATGGATGGTGTGCAATAGAGATGAACTTAGCAGAGGAGAGATTGAATTCTGGAGATGATCCAAGTTTTCCCACTAAAGTTATACAGGTCACTGAACCAAGTGGACGAGATGCTGATGCACATATTGTACCATCATCTAAAGCTATGAAAGTAGAGAATTTAGTTGGCGAAGAACCACTTAAGGGCCATGCCTCTATGCAGCGATCCTATACATTCCGAGGAAAAAGGCGAAGAAAAGCTCGATATGGCAAAACCAAAAATAGCTTTTGCAAGGCTCGTTGTAATAAGCTCGCGTTGTCTCAACGACCTTTGGCAGCAATTTCTCGTTGTTCTGCAAGATACGTGCGCACAGACACTTTGTATGACAGTCCTAATAGTCCTTCCACCAATTCTGAGAGAAATAATGTAGCAGGAAGTTCTTTTGTATCAGGTAAACAAGAGCCACAAAGCAAGGGTCTAACCATTAGTGTTTCTCATAGAAGCATTAGGAAAAGACGCGCCAAATACCTGGACGTTAGTTGTCCTCCATCATTGTCACATACCTCCCTTTCTAATCAGCCAATGAAACCTGGTCTGCAATGTCCATCTTTTCCTAATAGCAAGTCCGATGAACCTGAATGCACTGTGAAACCCACTAAATTAGGAGGTGAAGGTTGTATTGAAGAGGGTACTGGTTTTCAAGAGGCATCCTCAGGTTCCACCTTAAAAAACAAGATTCGTAGAAAGTTTGCATGTGCAGATAATGATGCAGATGAGGACGACAAAGAATTGATAGATGTCTCAGTGATGGCAGAGGAGGGTGATGGTCAACCGCTGCTTAACTTTGGCATGTTACCAGTTGAATCTGTCCTTGAAGATACCAAAGCATCTGAAGGAAGTAAGGAATCAAATCTTCAAGGTAACAATATGACACCTCTCAAGTATACGTTCAGCAGGAAGCGTAAGAAGGGTAACTTGTTGACCCCAAATGAGAACTCTTCTCCAGAATGCTCAGTGAAGAAAAGGTCTGTAGAGATAGAAAACATTGATCCAAGATTGAAGGATTCAAAAGTGTTAAAAGATTCGCCTTTAAGAAGTAAACATTTGATGCAAGTTGCTCATCAG CTTATCTCTCTGTCTGGAAGAAGCTGGTGGCAGTAG